A region from the Lycium barbarum isolate Lr01 chromosome 8, ASM1917538v2, whole genome shotgun sequence genome encodes:
- the LOC132607332 gene encoding tubulin beta-5 chain — MREILHIQGGQCGNQIGSKFWEVVCDEHGIDPTGRYVGTSDLQLERVNVYYNEASCGRFVPRAVLMDLEPGTMDSVRTGPYGQIFRPDNFVFGQSGAGNNWAKGHYTEGAELIDSVLDVVRKEAENCDCLQGFQVCHSLGGGTGSGMGTLLISKIREEYPDRMMLTFSVFPSPKVSDTVVEPYNATLSVHQLVENADECMVLDNEALYDICFRTLKLTTPSFGDLNHLISATMSGVTCCLRFPGQLNSDLRKLAVNLIPFPRLHFFMVGFAPLTSRGSQQYRALTVPELTQQMWDAKNMMCAADPRHGRYLTASAMFRGKMSTKEVDEQMINVQNKNSSYFVEWIPNNVKSSVCDIPPRGLSMASTFIGNSTSIQEMFRRVSEQFTAMFRRKAFLHWYTGEGMDEMEFTEAESNMNDLVSEYQQYQDATADEEGEYEDEEYDVNEEN, encoded by the exons ATGAGAGAAATCCTTCACATCCAAGGTGGACAATGTGGAAACCAGATCGGATCAAAGTTCTGGGAAGTTGTATGTGATGAACATGGAATTGATCCAACCGGACGATATGTCGGAACCTCAGATCTGCAATTGGAGCGTGTTAATGTGTATTACAATGAAGCTTCGTGTGGGAGGTTTGTTCCCCGTGCAGTGCTCATGGATCTCGAGCCTGGTACAATGGACAGTGTGAGAACTGGTCCTTATGGCCAGATATTTAGGCCTGATAACTTTGTTTTCGGTCAGTCTGGTGCTGGAAACAATTGGGCTAAGGGTCATTACACCGAGGGTGCAGAGCTTATTGACTCTGTTCTTGATGTTGTCAGGAAGGAGGCTGAGAATTGCGACTGTCTTCAAG GTTTCCAAGTGTGCCACTCACTTGGTGGAGGAACAGGTTCTGGAATGGGAACCTTGTTGATCTCCAAAATCAGGGAGGAATACCCTGACCGCATGATGCTCACATTCTCAGTGTTCCCATCACCAAAGGTTTCGGATACAGTGGTTGAGCCATATAATGCCACCCTTTCAGTGCATCAGCTTGTTGAAAATGCTGATGAGTGTATGGTGCTCGACAATGAAGCTCTATATGACATCTGTTTCAGGACTCTCAAGCTTACCACACCCAGCT TTGGTGATTTGAACCACTTAATCTCTGCTACGATGAGTGGAGTCACTTGCTGCCTCAGGTTCCCGGGTCAATTGAACTCTGATCTTAGGAAGCTAGCTGTTAACCTGATCCCCTTCCCTCGTTTGCACTTCTTCATGGTTGGATTTGCTCCTCTCACTTCTCGTGGTTCACAGCAATACCGTGCACTTACAGTCCCAGAGCTGACCCAGCAGATGTGGGACGCCAAGAACATGATGTGTGCTGCTGATCCACGTCATGGTCGTTACCTTACTGCCTCAGCCATGTTCAGGGGAAAAATGAGCACTAAGGAAGTTGATGAGCAGATGATTAACGTTCAGAACAAGAACTCTTCTTACTTTGTTGAATGGATTCCAAACAATGTGAAATCCAGTGTCTGTGACATCCCACCAAGAGGTCTCTCGATGGCATCCACCTTCATTGGAAACTCAACTTCCATTCAGGAAATGTTTAGGAGGGTGAGCGAACAGTTTACTGCTATGTTTAGGAGAAAGGCTTTCTTGCATTGGTACACCGGTGAAGGAATGGACGAAATGGAGTTCACAGAAGCCGAAAGCAACATGAACGATCTTGTGTCTGAGTATCAGCAATATCAGGATGCCACTGCTGATGAGGAAGGTGAATACGAGGATGAGGAGTATGATGTGAATGAAGAGAACTGA